A genome region from Plasmodium vivax chromosome 11, whole genome shotgun sequence includes the following:
- a CDS encoding hypothetical protein, conserved (encoded by transcript PVX_114745A), with the protein MPASPSQMYKVDYKEDKGKCVVAVSQMRAGYCIVEAHPEIFVPLSVKYMAPRVIDTENKKTDYKTVNLCFYCFEKFSKSFYCPNCKYVVYCSEVCLERGWKLHRDECEVFKSNIFDKFCPSIIMRMVINSYLSHFNFYEYCGSVADLPKEKYEYFKYPAYIVAVALMSKKKKIFANFEDNESILRNIIEKFIKISKNTLQIIDNELEPAGLGFYKKPVPYFNHSCLSNCVTIFKNQKLFIRTLMDVYPGEELTISYVDIAFDKNTRLAICMDQYFFTCTCKLCKVNVVSECQNVFNTEFVCTQSESCKKYVNHMELILISELERKSCYVNKSQFKNSYPVLKKANEQHVWKCSICKNEVHDNVIKSLLEKEKETVKETAHLESLFNEKYTYDNKSVLQSLNKIKSKIDYLTTFYHHTRYSLQKMRAKILYISIQLQEFKLAYNIANQYLKSIEVSYGKYSPIYGYYIFLTGKLALFLDLKSEGLSLIHKAKKNIIKTYGPDSPIYKDLEKFLYTNKY; encoded by the coding sequence ATGCCCGCATCGCCGAGTCAAATGTACAAAGTGGACTACAAGGAGGATAAGGGGAAGTGCGTAGTGGCAGTGAGTCAAATGCGAGCGGGGTACTGCATCGTGGAGGCCCACCCAGAAATATTCGTCCCCCTAAGTGTGAAGTACATGGCCCCTAGAGTCATCGAtacggaaaataaaaaaacagattACAAAACGGTGAACCTCTGTTTTTACTGCTTTGAAAAATTTAGCAAAAGCTTCTATTGCCCCAACTGCAAATATGTAGTGTACTGTAGTGAGGTGTGTCTAGAACGGGGTTGGAAATTGCATAGAGACGAATGTGAAGTATTTAAgtcaaatatttttgataagTTCTGCCCATCCATCATCATGCGCATGGTAATTAACAGCTACCTAAGTCACTTTAACTTTTACGAATACTGTGGAAGTGTGGCAGATTTGccaaaggaaaaatatgagtACTTTAAGTACCCAGCATACATAGTAGCAGTAGCACtgatgagcaaaaaaaaaaaaatttttgccaattttgaaGATAATGAAAGTATACTGAGGAATATCATCGAgaagtttataaaaatttctaaAAACACTTTGCAGATAATTGATAATGAGTTAGAACCAGCAGGATTGGGATTCTACAAGAAACCAGTGCCCTATTTTAACCACTCATGTTTAAGTAACTGTGTGACTATATTTAAAAACCAAAAGTTGTTCATTCGAACGTTGATGGATGTATATCCTGGAGAAGAGCTAACCATCAGCTACGTCGATATAGCATTTGATAAAAATACGAGACTAGCCATTTGCATGGACcagtatttttttacctgcacatgTAAGCTATGTAAAGTGAACGTCGTTTCTGAATgtcaaaatgtttttaatacAGAGTTTGTGTGTACCCAATCGGagagttgtaaaaaatatgttaaccATATGGAGCTAATTTTGATATCCGaattggaaagaaaaagctgttatgtaaataaaagtcaatttaaaaattcctatcctgttttgaaaaaagcaaacgAACAACATGTGTGGAAATGCTCCATTTGTAAAAACGAAGTGCATgataatgttataaaaagtttgctcgaaaaggaaaaagaaactgTCAAAGAGACAGCCCATTTGGAGTCCCTCTTCAATGAAAAATACACCTACGATAATAAGTCCGTTTTACAATCacttaataaaataaagtccAAAATTGACTACCTCACCACCTTTTACCATCATACTAGATATTCCCTACAAAAGATGAGAGCAAAAATTCTGTACATTTCTATACAGCTTCAAGAATTTAAGTTAGCATACAACATTGCTAATCAGTACCTCAAATCGATAGAAGTTTCTTATGGGAAATATTCCCCCATTTATGGCTACTATATTTTCCTAACTGGGAAACTTGCCCTCTTCCTGGACCTCAAGTCGGAGGGCCTCAGTTTAATTCACAAGGCCAAAAAGAATATTATTAAAACGTATGGACCGGACTCTCCCATTTATAAAGATCTGGAGAAGTTCCTCTACACCAATAAGTACTGA